In Pelodiscus sinensis isolate JC-2024 chromosome 2, ASM4963464v1, whole genome shotgun sequence, the following proteins share a genomic window:
- the VOPP1 gene encoding WW domain binding protein VOPP1, giving the protein MNLSQRWVLVLLALFLECTEAKKHCWYFEGLYPTYYICRSYEDCCGSRCCVRALSIQRLWYFWFLLMMGVLFCCGAGFFIRRRMYPPPLVEEPTFNVSYTRQPANTAAGSQQPGMPYYTDPGGPVMNPMAMAFHVQPNSPQGNPVYPPPPSYCNAPPPPYEQVVKSST; this is encoded by the exons TGTACAGAGGCCAAAAAACATTGCTGGTACTTTGAAGGGCTGTATCCTACATATTATAT ATGTCGCTCCTATGAAGATTGCTGTGGTTCAAGATGCTGCGTAAGAGCCCTTTCAATCCAGCGCCTCTGGTATTTTTG GTTCCTTCTGATGATGGGTGTTCTCTTCTGCTGCGGAGCTGGTTTCTTCATCCGAAGGCGGATGTACCCTCCACCACTTGTAGAAGAACCTACTTTTAATGTATCCTACACCAGACAGCCAGCCAACACTGCAGCAG GATCACAGCAACCAGGGATGCCATACTACACGGATCCAGGAGGGCCTGTGATGAATCCCATGGCTATGGCTTTCCATGTCCAGCCCAACTCCCCACAAGGGAATCCAGTATACCCACCTCCACCCTCTTACTGCAACGCACCACCACCCCCATATGAGCAGGTGGTAAAATCCTCCACGTAA